The Camelus ferus isolate YT-003-E chromosome 4, BCGSAC_Cfer_1.0, whole genome shotgun sequence genome has a segment encoding these proteins:
- the TMEM250 gene encoding transmembrane protein 250 isoform X2: protein MPVMPIPRRVRSFHGPHTTCLHAACGPARTSRLARTKYNNFDVYIRARWLYGFIRFLLYFSCSLFTAALWGALAALFCLQYLGVRVLLRFQLKLSVLLLLLGRRRVDFRFLNELLIHGIHVTMLLVGGLGWCFMVFVDM, encoded by the coding sequence ATGCCGGTCATGCCCATCCCCCGGCGGGTGCGCTCCTTCCACGGCCCGCACACCACCTGCCTGCACGCAGCCTGTGGACCAGCGCGCACCTCCCGCCTGGCCCGCACCAAGTACAACAATTTCGACGTGTACATTCGGGCGCGCTGGCTCTACGGCTTCATCCGCTTCCTGCTGTACTTCAGCTGCAGCCTCTTCACGGCCGCGCTGTGGGGCGCGCTGGCCGCCCTCTTCTGCCTGCAGTACCTGGGTGTGCGTGTCCTGCTGCGCTTCCAGCTCAAGCTGtcggtgctgctgctgctgctcggcCGCCGGCGCGTGGACTTCCGCTTCCTGAACGAGCTGCTCATCCACGGCATCCACGTGACCATGCTGCTGGTCGGGGGACTGGGCTGGTGCTTCATGGTCTTCGTGGACATGTGA
- the TMEM250 gene encoding transmembrane protein 250 isoform X1, translating to MGGAPPSHARTHAPPPLGSAEFWVLRVGAELGEGRRSRCRRRRRGREESPTVAAEGRRYGSHAGPNAAGRRAREPPAGRGGPGQGRVSVLAAPSAACFRPAPAAPRDRGPGGSGRRRGEGTRAPSPVMIPPAISSHPQAALAL from the exons ATGGGCGGTGCGCCGCCctcgcacgcacgcacgcacgcacccCCGCCCTTGGGAAGCGCCGAGTTCTGGGTGCTCAGGGTCGGCGccgagctgggggaagggaggcgcTCTCGGTGTCGGCGCAGGCGGAGGGGGCGTGAAGAAAGTCCTACGGTGGCCGCAGAGGGACGGCGCTACGGCTCCCACGCTGGGCCAAACGCGGCCGGCCGCCGGGCGCGGGAGCCCCCGGCCGGTCGGGGCGGCCCGGGCCAGGGACGCGTGAGTGTCCTGGCCGCTCCGTCGGCAGCATGCTTCCGCCCTGCTCCCGCAGCCCCGAGGGACAGGGGGCCGGGCGGCTCGGGACGCCGGCGCGGAGAGGGCACCCG GGCCCCATCCCCTGTGATGATACCGCCGGCCATCAGCAGTCATCCTCAGGCAGCTCTTGCCCTGTAA